The following DNA comes from Nocardioides sp. JQ2195.
CGCCCAGGGCACCTGCGCCCGGGTGAGGTTCGACGGGCCGGTCTCGATCGGGCTCGGGCCGGCCCGGCGCTCGGCCCGCATCAGGGCCCACTGGCTGGCCAGCTGTTGGGTCAGCCGCTCGGACACCGTCTCCTCGTCCACGGCGTCGCGGTCGCGGCTCCTGCCGAGGAGGAATCGGCGCTTGGGCTCGTCGACCCCGAGGTCCTCGTCAGGGATAGCCTGCTCGGGCTCGGGCCGGTCGGACTCGTCAGCTTCGTTGCTCACGATCGACAGGCTATGCCACGCCGGGATGCAGCCTGCGGACGAGTTGTCCCGCCGCTCCGGGATGCTCGTCGACGAGCAGCCCGGCGGCGGCCAGCACGTAGTCGACGTCGACCACGGTGGCAGGCTGGCGGGGCAGCTGCCACCCGCCCTCGACCTCCCCGACCACGGCCCCGAGGACCCGGTCGGCGACCCCGTCGGCACCGTTGCGGAGCACACCACCCGAGCCGACCAGCAGGTCCACCTCGCGCAGGTCCTTGCCGGTGCGCTCGACCACGCGGCCCTCCGGGCTCAGCACGACCCGCGACCGGCCGGCATGGCGGCGCAGGGCCACCCCGACGGCGGCGGCCGCGATGGCCTCGTCGTACGCCTCCTCGCCGGTGGAGTCCGGGAGGTACGCCGGGTCGTCCACGCGCGCGGCCGCGGCGGCCCGCAGCCCCTCGTCCTCGGCGAGCAGCCCGGCGTCGATGCCCTCGGTCACGGTGCTGGCCGCCGACCAGCGCATCCCGAGGTCGCCCTCGACCGTGCGGGTGACCGGGGTCGTGGCCACGACCTCGCGGGCCAGGCCGGCCTCGGTGAGCCCGTCCTCCGGGTCCACCTCGATCACCGAGTGCACGTCGGTGGTGGCGCCACCGACGTCGACCACGACCACGTCTCCCGCGCCGGGGGCATCGAGACCGCGGGCCAGCAGCTCGACCCCGGTGAGGACGACGTCGGGCGTGGCGCCGCGGACCATCGCGGTGAAGTCGGTGCGCGCGCTCAGGTGCTTGCCGCCGATGACGTGGGCCAGGAACATCTCGCGGATCGCGGAGCGGGCGGAGCCGGGTGTGAGCACGCCGATGCGTGGCACCACGTTGTCGGCCAGCACGTGGGGCCGCGCGGACAGGATCGCCGAGACGTCGTCGCGGGCGTCCACGTTGCCGGCCACCACCACCGGCCCCTGCCAAGTGCCCGCGGCGAGCTGTCGGGCACACGCGAGCAGGACCTCGTCGTTGCCACCGTCGGTGCCCCCGGTGAGCAGCACGACGTCGGGCTCGGAGGCCACCAGCTCGGCGTCGAAGTCGTGGCCGTCGGCGGCGGCGATCACCGCCACCACCTTGCCCCCGCTGCTCAGCGCGACCCTGCGCCCGGCCTCCGCGGTGACCAGCTCCTCGTTGCCGACCACGGCGATCCGCAGGCCGCCGCCGGCCGAGGAGCAGGCCAGGACCGGTGCCGTGGCCGCCCGCGGGTCAGCCTCGGTGAGGCGGGCCAGGCAGGCGTCGAACCCGTCGAGGACATCCGTGTCGATGGTGGTCCGGTGGTCGGCCGCGGCCAGGATCGCGCCGTCGGAGAGACCGATCAGCGCGCTCTTGGTGAAGGTCGACCCGAAGTCGACGCAGACGACGGCGTCGGGCTCGAGGGAACGGCGGGCCTCCGGCTGCTCAGCCGAGGGCACGGTCGAGGTCGGCGAGCAGGTCGTCGGCGGTCTCGATGCCGACACTCAGCCGGATCAGGTCTGCGGGCACCTCGAGATCCGTGCCGGCCACCGACGCGTGGGTCATCCGGCCCGGGTGCTCGATCAGCGACTCGACACCGCCGAGCGACTCACCGAGGGTGAACACCTGCGCCTTCGCGCAGACGTCGAGCGCCAGCTGCTCGTCACCCTTGACCCGGAACGACACGATGCCGCCGTACCTCTTCATCTGCTTGGAGGCGACCGCGTGGCCGGGGTGCTCCTCGAGGCCGGGGTAGATCACCTGGGCCACCTTGGGGTGCTTCGTCAGGAACTCGACGACCCGCTCGGCGTTGTCGCAGTGGCGGTCCATCCGCACGCCGAGCGTCTTCAGGCCGCGGTGGGTGAGGAAGGAGTCGAAGGGGCCAGCGACCGCACCCATGGAGTTCTGGTGGAAGGCGACCTTCTCGGCCACCTCCAGGTCGCGTACGACGAGTGCTCCCCCGACGACGTCGGAGTGGCCGCCACAGTACTTCGTGGTCGAGTGCACGACCACGTCGGCACCGAGGGTGATCGGCTGCTGCAGGTAGGGCGAGGCGAAGGTGTTGTCGACGACGAGCAGCGCACCGGCCTCGTGGGCGACCCCGGCGAGCGCCTCGATGTCGCCGATGTTGAGCAGCGGGTTGGTCGGGGTCTCGACCCACACGAGCTTGGTCTCACCGGGCCGGATCGCGGCGCGCACCGCGTCGACGTCGGAGACCGCGGCCGGGCTGTGCGCCAGGCCCCAGGGGGCGGCGACCTTGTCGAACAGGCGGAAGGTGCCGCCGTACGCATCATCGGGGATGACCGCGTGGTCACCGGGTCGGCACAGGGCGCGCATGAGGGTGTCCTCGGCGGCCATGCCGGAGGCGAACGCGAAGCCGCGCTCGCCCTGCTCGAGGGCCGTGAGCACGCCCTCCAGTGCGGTCCGCGTGGGGTTCGCGGAGCGGCTGTACTCGTAGCCGCCGCGCATCCCGCCGACACCGTCCTGCTTGTAGGTGCTGGTCGCATAGATCGGTGGGATCACGGCGCCGGTCATCTCGTCGGGTTCGTAGCCCGCGTGGATCGCCCGCGTCTCGAAGCCGGTCTTCTCGGAGTGCTCTTGGGTGCTCACGGACCCGACTCTAGCCACGCCCCGTGGGATCTTCGAGGGGTGGCTCCGCACCGCCACGGCCGCAACCGGCGCCGGACCACCTCGCCCCCTTGTCCTGAGCCCCCGACGGGCGGAAGATCGGGGTGAGGGCGCCATGATCGATTCCATCTCCATGCTCGACCAGCCCGGCCAGTCCCTCGGAGACGCGTCGGACGACCCCGACGCGCCCCGGCACCAGCACTCCCCTCTCTGGAGCGCCGTCGCGATGGTGGCGATCATCTCGGTGGGCGGCGCGATCAACGGCTACTCGACGTCCTACGCCGACCAGGCCGCCCGCGACACCGCGCCCGGCACCGAGCAGACGCTCTCCGGTTTCGACGTCATGGAGCTGTGCCGGGTCGAGATGCTCAACCTGGGCATCCACCGCTACACGGTGCCGACCTTCATCCCCGACCGCCACGGCAACAACGTGCAGGCCGAGCAGCCGTGGCGGGTCGGTGCCACGGTCAAGGTGCTCCCGGACCGCCGCGTCGCCGGCACGCAGGAGCCCGAGCCGTACGCCGACACGGTGGCGTGCACCATCCCAGCCGAGTGACCAGCTCCGTGCGGCACCGGGAACGATCGGCGGCTTCCCGTTGTTGAGACACTGGAGGACCCCGCCCCCGAGACCCGAGGAGACGCCCGTGTTCGGCCGCCACAAGACCGAGATGGTCAC
Coding sequences within:
- a CDS encoding cystathionine gamma-synthase, which gives rise to MSTQEHSEKTGFETRAIHAGYEPDEMTGAVIPPIYATSTYKQDGVGGMRGGYEYSRSANPTRTALEGVLTALEQGERGFAFASGMAAEDTLMRALCRPGDHAVIPDDAYGGTFRLFDKVAAPWGLAHSPAAVSDVDAVRAAIRPGETKLVWVETPTNPLLNIGDIEALAGVAHEAGALLVVDNTFASPYLQQPITLGADVVVHSTTKYCGGHSDVVGGALVVRDLEVAEKVAFHQNSMGAVAGPFDSFLTHRGLKTLGVRMDRHCDNAERVVEFLTKHPKVAQVIYPGLEEHPGHAVASKQMKRYGGIVSFRVKGDEQLALDVCAKAQVFTLGESLGGVESLIEHPGRMTHASVAGTDLEVPADLIRLSVGIETADDLLADLDRALG
- a CDS encoding glutamate mutase L, whose product is MPSAEQPEARRSLEPDAVVCVDFGSTFTKSALIGLSDGAILAAADHRTTIDTDVLDGFDACLARLTEADPRAATAPVLACSSAGGGLRIAVVGNEELVTAEAGRRVALSSGGKVVAVIAAADGHDFDAELVASEPDVVLLTGGTDGGNDEVLLACARQLAAGTWQGPVVVAGNVDARDDVSAILSARPHVLADNVVPRIGVLTPGSARSAIREMFLAHVIGGKHLSARTDFTAMVRGATPDVVLTGVELLARGLDAPGAGDVVVVDVGGATTDVHSVIEVDPEDGLTEAGLAREVVATTPVTRTVEGDLGMRWSAASTVTEGIDAGLLAEDEGLRAAAAARVDDPAYLPDSTGEEAYDEAIAAAAVGVALRRHAGRSRVVLSPEGRVVERTGKDLREVDLLVGSGGVLRNGADGVADRVLGAVVGEVEGGWQLPRQPATVVDVDYVLAAAGLLVDEHPGAAGQLVRRLHPGVA